In Argiope bruennichi chromosome 4, qqArgBrue1.1, whole genome shotgun sequence, the sequence taattcaaatttattatttcgtaGTCAAAACGTAGAAATACTTTCATTTTCGAGGCGAATTTAAGGATTTTAAGTAGTTCAATTCATCAGCATTCTCAatgatcttaaataaaaaaatatattcaataaaaaacaaaaaggttttttttttttttcattttcaaaaaggaTTTAGAATACTTTAGTTATGCATTATATAGTTAATTTCACAGCTTTACAGTTCTACATTCAGAATACTGTAcactatttataaacatattattcatataattatggTATATTAGATAATTAgatcatatattatattatataacaattgcactcttatatatatacttttaaaattgttattacttttataaaatagcttattatttacttattaagtcttattttttaaaatattttatgaattatttataataatcgttgtaaatataaaattaaatctttactatttttagtttaaaaactatCGTATACTTTTGTGCTCTCATATTTAGAATGTAATTTCTCAATTCGACTCTTTACAGTAATTTAATAGTTTCAAGTTTGACATTTCCTATGATCAGATGTTTTAGATAAATAGTAAACAAAAACTCAGGGATTacagaaaattcttaaaagagaAATGTTAAGGCGTCCCTTCCATAAGTGTTCTAGCAATTGACAGAAATGATTTGTACTTCTCTTTCACCATCAATTCTGTATGGTAGATCATGTATCCATCTGACACGCCCTGTTACAGTGGGTAACGCTGAAGTACTGTCATCTACAGGTTGATTAGAGACCCGATAGATTAGCATTACTTGGGAATTATGTGGATAGtcgagattttaattttttgtattttggcTTTACGAATCATATCAGCTGTCGTGTATCAACTGGATGGTCAGCTATGGAATCATTCAATAAATCATAAAGAAAATCTTCTAACGGAGCACTGGCCCAGCTgccggaggggggggggggttacaaGGAGGGTAAAGACACTCCTGGTGTCAATCTTTGGGGATATAAACTAAAGCGTTCATATAACTTTTTAGACTAAACGTGAGAAATAGTTGGAATAAACAATATTATGACTAGGGAAGGGTCATTTACACTTACTAAACCGATGATGTTGAGTGAGGGGGTGGGTTATATTGCGCTTAGCTATGACATTGCAACAAGAGTTCTCTGATTCAcgcattttagaaaaaattccatGCGTCCATCACAAATTAACTTACCGGAAGGAGCAAGATGAGTGGCCATGGGTGCATAGATCTGCTCCCCTTGCAGTTGCATCAACATGGGGGAGATGTCCTGAAAGAAAGGCTGAGGCTGGATAAGCTGGGGATGCAGGGAAGGGATGACGTGCGTGGGCTGCATCATGGGATACTGGGGTGGAGGAGGAGCCTGCCACGGTAGGAACATGGGGCGCTGATGGTTGGCGCTGGCCTGGGGCTGATGGTGATGAGACTGATGCTGCTTTACCCTATTCCGGAGCCCTCCTAGGGCCAGACCAATTATACTAACGGTAAGTAGATCTGAGATGGAACCACCCTTTAACCCACCTCCGATTTGTAAAGACTCGGCGGGGTTAAAGAAAAGAATTGCCAGGCAAAGCGTGATGAGGGCTTTCTGAAGTTTTCTGTTCCACATTTTGGTCctgggaatgaaaaaaaaagctcgTTTGGTtgataatatgataataaaattttgttttaatcataaTGAGAAGCATCAAAAAACTTAATCTACGaacaaaaaatgcttaaaaaatggatacataaaaatttagacaattcatatttcttagttaaaacttttaattttacatatttcgcTTGATTAATTGCTATTAGGGTTAAGGCATTTCCAAACAATTATACATGCgaagacattaaaatattattcctaCTAAGTTCcatacacttttattttaattattgtaattaactTTGTTAAGCTTAGTGAGAAAGtcaaaaaacttaattatttcacattttcacgaaaaattgattttacacatttattgtgaatatttcCTGTTCTTTATTCTATGTATTGTGTGAAActtctattttacatttaaacCATACTTTGTGATTCTCTAGAGCGATCGTTTTTTATTgctgataaaattttaagatttatattttactgcACATATGACATATAACGGCCAAACACGATTAACTAACAATAATCTTACTCAAACAATCaagatttaactaaaaataatgttTCCACAATGTATTAAATTGTAGAATATATTGAAAcgcatttcataaatataaaatcatatttaaaacgaAGTGATAGCcaaaacattagaatttttaaatcatgcttTTACTGgtataattggaattttattataataaattttaatttttgagaaacgTTTTGtagttttctgttatttttattgtaacttaattaatttagttacaatattaatttacttattaatttagtTACAGTATCATTTTCAATGCTTCGAGTATTTTTTAGAATGTGTTTTGACGTTCTTATTTTTGACAAAACCATTTAATTTCGCTCTAAAAAAAACCATCTATCAAAAAATcacaaaatgtagaaaaatagaGATGAactaataaaagcatatttttaaaaacatcaatatattctatttttcaaattttaatacattttattatttattggtatcaatattatataatcttaaaatcagttttcattgaaaatttacgAGCACCCATAtggaatcgaaatttaattaatctattaaaacataataaatttctgaaaatattaaagtaacgCATCATCATTGGAAATACacaactgtacaaaatttcaaaatacacatacgaaaaaaaaaatgagtgaaacatCTATTACCAAATCCCAcctttagatgaagaaaaaaaaacaattaaatgaatacaaataattaataaacatacaGCCATAATTCCCTGTAAACATTTAGccattaatacttttatattcttatgcaagctatttttatcaaatgtaatattaatttctaaacagaagaattaaaaactactcagttaaaaaaatgcattatttttcagtCTTTATAATAAGCGACTTCATTTTacttaatatcaaactatttaaaacctagcatttcatttcaacattctctactctatttttatgaaattaaaatatttagtaaatgcaTTCATTTCTCAGTATACTCTGAATACTACTCATGCTCACATGATTACACATCAGTCGTGCCAGGACCATCTCCATATTGAAATTATTACGCATCTAAGAAGAGGGTAAAGTACGGGATATCAGAAAGCAACGGTCAACTATGTGAGTCATACGCCATATGCAATTTTGTTTGTCTTGTAACGTTATCGTCACGTGAATGGACTTCGTTATTTGGAACATTTCAAAAGTGCTGACAAAACaagatgaaaaacattttgtGTGATAATGTTACTATGACCCAAAACACATAGTCGATTCGCGCATGCGATA encodes:
- the LOC129965408 gene encoding uncharacterized protein LOC129965408 isoform X3; translated protein: MWNRKLQKALITLCLAILFFNPAESLQIGGGLKGGSISDLLTVSIIGLALGGLRNRVKQHQSHHHQPQASANHQRPMFLPWQAPPPPQYPMMQPTHVIPSLHPQLIQPQPFFQDISPMLMQLQGEQIYAPMATHLAPSVLTHQALDNLHKLDSLNLRLSDQEWKALESKAIETLLRYSPQ
- the LOC129965408 gene encoding uncharacterized protein LOC129965408 isoform X1, producing MWLLSQNSLRQPTKTTKMWNRKLQKALITLCLAILFFNPAESLQIGGGLKGGSISDLLTVSIIGLALGGLRNRVKQHQSHHHQPQASANHQRPMFLPWQAPPPPQYPMMQPTHVIPSLHPQLIQPQPFFQDISPMLMQLQGEQIYAPMATHLAPSVLTHQALDNLHKLDSLNLRLSDQEWKALESKAIETLLRYSPQ
- the LOC129965408 gene encoding uncharacterized protein LOC129965408 isoform X2, whose amino-acid sequence is MTKMWNRKLQKALITLCLAILFFNPAESLQIGGGLKGGSISDLLTVSIIGLALGGLRNRVKQHQSHHHQPQASANHQRPMFLPWQAPPPPQYPMMQPTHVIPSLHPQLIQPQPFFQDISPMLMQLQGEQIYAPMATHLAPSVLTHQALDNLHKLDSLNLRLSDQEWKALESKAIETLLRYSPQ